Proteins from a single region of Vanessa tameamea isolate UH-Manoa-2023 chromosome 23, ilVanTame1 primary haplotype, whole genome shotgun sequence:
- the LOC113395204 gene encoding small ribosomal subunit protein uS17 isoform X1, producing MADQTERSFQKQPTVFLNRKKGIGVKRSRKPLRYHKDVGLGFKTPREAIEGTYIDKKCPFTGNVSIRGRILTGVVQKMKMQRTIVIRRDYLHYLPKYNRFEKRHRNMSVHLSPCFRDVELGDIVTIGECRPLSKTVRFNVLKVSKGKGSKKSFKKF from the exons ATGGCGGATCAG ACCGAACGTTCATTCCAAAAGCAACCGACGGTCTTCTTGAACCGTAAGAAAGGCATTGGTGTGAAAAGGAGCCGGAAGCCACTGAGATACCACAAAGATGTGGGACTCGGCTTCAAAACACCGAGAGAG GCGATAGAAGGCACGTATATTGACAAGAAGTGCCCATTCACCGGCAATGTGTCCATCCGTGGACGTATCCTAACCGGTGTCGTCCAGAAGATGAAGATGCAACGCACAATCGTCATCAGGCGTGACTACTTGCACTACCTACCCAAATACAACAGATTCGAGAAGCGACACAGAAATATGTCTGTTCATTTGTCACCTTGCTTCAG GGACGTGGAACTCGGAGACATTGTCACGATCGGCGAATGCAGGCCACTTTCCAAGACTGTGAGGTTCAACGTGCTGAAGGTTTCCAAGGGCAAGGGATCCAAGAAATCCTTCAAAAAATtctaa
- the LOC113395204 gene encoding small ribosomal subunit protein uS17 isoform X2 produces the protein MADQTEKAFQKQATVFLNRKGGMKRKDMRHHKNVGLGFKTPREAIEGTYIDKKCPFTGNVSIRGRILTGVVQKMKMQRTIVIRRDYLHYLPKYNRFEKRHRNMSVHLSPCFRDVELGDIVTIGECRPLSKTVRFNVLKVSKGKGSKKSFKKF, from the exons ATGGCGGATCAG ACAGAGAAAGCGTTTCAGAAACAGGCGACAGTCTTCCTCAACCGGAAGGGGGGTATGAAGAGGAAGGATATGAGACATCATAAGAATGTCGGTCTAGGTTTCAAGACACCACGAGAG GCGATAGAAGGCACGTATATTGACAAGAAGTGCCCATTCACCGGCAATGTGTCCATCCGTGGACGTATCCTAACCGGTGTCGTCCAGAAGATGAAGATGCAACGCACAATCGTCATCAGGCGTGACTACTTGCACTACCTACCCAAATACAACAGATTCGAGAAGCGACACAGAAATATGTCTGTTCATTTGTCACCTTGCTTCAG GGACGTGGAACTCGGAGACATTGTCACGATCGGCGAATGCAGGCCACTTTCCAAGACTGTGAGGTTCAACGTGCTGAAGGTTTCCAAGGGCAAGGGATCCAAGAAATCCTTCAAAAAATtctaa